From Drosophila subpulchrella strain 33 F10 #4 breed RU33 unplaced genomic scaffold, RU_Dsub_v1.1 Primary Assembly Seq354, whole genome shotgun sequence, the proteins below share one genomic window:
- the LOC119560542 gene encoding uncharacterized protein LOC119560542 isoform X10, producing MFGCIYQLWDWLEAPPLFTAGTMDAKKLQQLQEAAILAQQQKKLPLAYQTNLVDYRTAAYSQALYQQSPTATSSSGGGPLSPIEMQPQSKHHNLMKHGGHGGGTSSSSHSSPYHQSYSSSGGTAAGEQLYQSPTERTYLAAAGRLQASNAMAGHHPISALQSQYQQLQAAKMQAQMATQSEAAQQQQRTFAMRQAMNPPTNHYHMSQSPSMASNMTTLTQQQQQQQQRAPPSSLNLQNQYQPAQGPLKLQQQQQQQQQQQQQQLQQQQQQQQPAMPKHYQEQLYAQQQQLQQQLQQQQQLQQQQQQLQQQQHRHKNDLQTPGSEHGTVYIQQNHPGHVVNQACQTQISAVKPKATPSSEESSSNSAKSPTHAPLDRKKSAGSIQALKSPITKRPPSTPVTLSGWLHKQGSEGLKVWRKRWFVLAEYCLYYYKGPEEEKLLGSVLLPSYRVSACLPEDKIYRKFAFKCEHQNMRTYWLAADNSEAMMQWVRALAAASLMQAPSSGESEPSVNSSLNHSGENSDSGIHTLQSHPGKGNQQPTPSSENTGSSGGGSGTGQPLYANAPPKPRRINDGGYSSPSPEHNEQQQHHPQQQQHPSRRLMSPTQPIYQQQQQHQRSQQQQQQQQPQQHHAIYDTRTGHVSTALQLQQAQQQYSLDHLEAQFQQQQLDMEEQIVRLQQQRAAEEIYGEREMYMAKLMQQRQGPNGAYPTQQQLLQAERRTPDAYGRSKQQRLFAAAAAAADYEDIYNMSQLAGAGGAGGVAMSAQEALLQEAASYRRPLSPPSYDGSKHVPAMPQRYTPNHMEASAADQLINTMDLRARSAAAIVRPHSADFLEYEARAEAAAAAAAAAVAQSQQESGRAPRPKSSLDINRTPDSFYYSEASYAEKMRKSALYLQSGGAGQAQPQQAGSYRTAAGDFNSGVNTIGYENPYERAYKRQELLAEAQAQGGAASSMPRMSRSASQGRSVASQLQSPQQQEDLPPLNVHPGSIFPPSMSTQEIISKNEQFLRSASARLPKRAGGMDDDYSAGNSTTTSPTGGAGASNSPQHQDGERKREESMKRLLEWKQRMLQSPLTRKGIQQGGSNMSAMSKLGSNPNILLASTAVASGARYGPQAGKTGLVVGNANGSGQVAGNQLQPPSTSGIQRSRSESQANIGPGGVVYNSYSSDDEAGTVDDSMYSATAGRSSIKTETETETKTVLSTTTAATTTALAITSVSSSRNLESPKTTETSSSSASPKTPGNAKFQLKPILKVHEAGKTRIIQVQPKQLEERPKLRLQLPKEEKEQEDVDGDGDTEDAEPVPILPKKTAPKSPQNANYVPVYNNKLVSNYENMEFGKAPIPESKAPDSQAAITDPEETPMLMQLKLFKEQQEQQEQRQEQQLETEEDLTPTAESKSMPGEELAEVSYEESRDEEEESEEQKLEDEEDESTACEEYTDDDIDEALAQDDEDEAVFEEADSQELREEREMQQIYVNEPITPTDQQFDESHYLPMTPKKVELGQPGVLTLVCTHESYAEEEENHYVEMTKGIQDEDCRSNYEIMCLASTSSSAFKETNKTEPVYMELAGVKATPVPSNEEAHCSSGRSTLKKGKKSGSETLKKKTKKRQGKDMPDILKPTKSALASDSSDADDESSRQQLEAKKLRSRSRFSLSDTFRPASYYLGASTPMNNYAESSDSEILPPPPIPDSPPPMEELKTEEIFSSEHYDTVKRKDSNTKVNLSYEQLPKMHASNTSLNLPKAVPSPTLKSSRLSLPDHFTKVRMTPQRLLVPQQQHHARTLSDSNYSGQLTDNSSSRTSSDLDLYRRRGTSNNSLPLSSENESVEFRQRSDSELDRQRSRRPLSQESISEIESLSEQFEETLSSHELDTYLSHLHLSTGQTTPTSHLLNDANAAAGADILTNLIKPPKTFRNTEDEEQHFYGNIHFLSSTDSIQQLGGEGGATAAALRIIHSRNNSNISTQSAPYYYSELPAPPPLNNQRDIHAHGLNIAHIHNPIDRHPQQFNVDALVDKDQAIDSKNIYSGQKDNHEKLSNKILKLNKSKELPAEMDMSSSGGLGGGGSGGGALNQGAVVHSYHITSTKNTNLARKTIGGSRNPSEDGNPNEAGAGEDSEEELQSEEVAVHKSPSNNVHPNLSVLGGELLWEEDALWRESLRRVSQRHARSLDDLDRITAPAAPLSSTPKAKLSREVTYVNDSQKPRQHPLSNEHDVYVQLLDNSISSASLLGQDETDSDVYEVLREETASNLSHKSNELDRETIRQWDAMSSGLMKSHHSGAETTGGGGASASPHLPLTSSVRSIVQQLNNTSMDDANGNPLVTASISVRNVNNLPVGNLTVKPDPSDVQQESAFAPYYGGAAETKYAKNTVLTDRGLYAGNGTPSGLATSTPQNHPQFRMRRTGSRAEIDMLERETSSQIRNRLRSAEGLTRAESIQRLDYLKQHLLDLERHYEKSKPLVNLVDNMVKLGSLYRNDANGRVQPATLDRLEFNQRMQERQMLQEEQQQWERLSPNQAELQAKVRELYQLDQLLQEESGTLQSLQRDKEDLERALGGLRARIHDSNATPMALEAAKKQQHILERELSRVHQLLAENSKKLEQTVAGNARLEQELLLLRQKVQATRGGAATNGMGGDGPHINGDASVLASELERVQSLVGDMQRQRHELSSAVRQLTENSTRLYQEIGNKEMNGGGSTNGSLKKRSNSTSWTETDLDANMLRCGSRQQLSDSTLNLSTPLYVDTNSSTKLSDYNRYNGGGSSDALEMSGVDSDGFLDSNPFAIGLEKPEIKTVRIVKRESERRNRDRSERGLSSSIQNLDQVLEEEQYAQQQREQQLYAQNLEEQMSNGHQSRSKSLPRNYSEPPKQRHSRHLNGKQQNGHHYNNGFDYDRNSNYEHQPPPPPAPQSNGHHHHPPPQREHREQREHLNPLANAYFAKQLQQQVNPSRDSARVALRTKTDSLQSLNKSLTDISPEPVFQSVAARQIINEMSAGSASEDTEKVVEKVPPHHKHRRAVPREKRRHYTAPNNVNQKAMEKVQAENDMNRNNTNWRARDDLDMEVALRPRMNAPDVVRSALGQGEKISENTIDNLLLAPNKIVIPERYIPETTPELSPEEKKRRQEKVESIKKMLAEAPISSNENESLPPSKINAEKKQREHLLQLNQILAQQVMQVSKIVAGNPTSHN from the exons ATGTTTGGCTGCATTTATCAGCTTTGGGACTG GTTGGAGGCGCCGCCCCTCTTCACCGCCGGCACCATGGACGCCAAGAAGCTGCAGCAGCTTCAGGAGGCAGCGATCCTGGCGCAGCAGCAGAAGAAGCTGCCGCTGGCCTACCAGACGAATCTCGTGGACTACCGAACGGCGGCCTACAGCCAGGCGTTGTACCAGCAATCCCCCACGGCCACCAGTTCCAGCGGAGGAGGACCGCTCTCCCCGATCGAGATGCAGCCGCAGTCCAAGCACCACAACCTGATGAAGCACGGTGGCCACGGAGGAGGCACGTCCAGTAGTTCCCACAGTTCCCCTTACCACCAGTCCTACTCGAGCAGTGGAGGAACTGCAGCCGGAGAGCAGCTCTATCAGTCGCCAACGGAACGAACCTATCTGGCGGCAGCGGGAAGATTGCAGGCCAGCAATGCCATGGCCGGGCATCATCCCATCTCTGCCCTCCAGTCGCAGTACCAGCAACTGCAGGCAGCCAAGATGCAGGCCCAAATGGCCACCCAAAGTGAGGccgcccagcagcagcagcggacATTCGCCATGCGACAGGCCATGAACCCGCCCACGAATCACTACCACATGAGTCAGTCGCCCAGCATGGCCTCCAATATGACCACTCTcacccagcagcagcagcagcaacagcagagGGCTCCTCCCTCCTCGCTTAACTTGCAAAATCAATACCAACCTGCTCAGGGTCCTCTCAAGttgcaacaacagcagcagcagcagcagcaacagcagcagcaacaactgcagcagcaacagcaacagcagcaacctGCAATGCCCAAACACTACCAGGAGCAATTGTAcgcccagcagcaacagctgcAGCAACAattgcagcaacagcagcagttacaacagcagcagcaacagttgcaacaacagcaacatcgtCACAAAAACGACCTGCAAACCCCGGGCAGTGAACACGGCACAGTCTATATCCAACAGAATCATCCCGGTCATGTGGTCAATCAGGCCTGCCAGACCCAGATATCGGCGGTCAAGCCCAAGGCCACGCCCAGTTCGGAGGAGTCCTCTTCCAACTCGGCCAAGAGTCCCACCCATGCCCCATTGGATCGGAAGAAGAGTGCCGGTTCCATACAGGCCCTGAAGTCACCGATTACCAAGAGACCACCCTCCACACCGGTTACCCTATCAGGATGGCTACACAAACAGGGTTCCGAAGGTCTGAAGGTGTGGCGCAAACGCTGGTTCGTCCTGGCCGAGTACTGCCTGTACTACTACAAGGGACCCGAGGAGGAGAAGCTGCTGGGATCGGTTCTATTACCTTCATATCGCGTATCCGCCTGTTTGCCCGAGGACAAGATCTACAGGAAATTCGCCTTCAAGTGTGAGCATCAGAATATGAGAACCTACTGGCTGGCTGCTGATAATTCCGAGGCCATGATGCAGTGGGTTAGGGCTTTGGCGGCGGCCAGTTTGATGCAGGCACCCAGCAGCGGGGAATCGGAGCCCAGTGTGAACTCCTCGCTGAATCACAGTGGCGAGAACTCTGATTCCGGGATTCATACACTGCAATCGCATCCGGGAAAAGGTAATCAGCAGCCCACACCCTCGTCGGAGAATACGGGCAGCAGTGGAGGAGGAAGTGGCACTGGACAACCCCTCTATGCAAATGCACCACCCAAGCCCAGGCGGATCAATGATGGAGGATACTCCTCACCTTCACCGGAGCACAAcgaacagcagcaacatcatccacagcagcagcaacatcctAGTCGCCGCCTCATGTCGCCCACGCAGCCAATctaccagcaacagcagcaacaccaacgatctcagcagcaacagcaacagcagcaaccgCAGCAACATCATGCCATCTACGACACTCGAACAGGTCATGTGTCCACTGCCTTGCAGTTGCAACAGGCGCAGCAGCAATACTCACTGGATCATCTGGAGGCGCAGttccagcagcaacagctggACATGGAGGAGCAGATTGTGAGGTTGCAGCAACAGAGGGCTGCGGAGGAGATCTATGGCGAGCGGGAGATGTACATGGCCAAGTTGATGCAGCAGAGGCAGGGTCCGAATGGAGCCTATCCCACCCAGCAGCAGCTGTTGCAGGCGGAGCGGAGGACTCCCGACGCCTATGGACGCTCCAAGCAGCAGCGACTCTTtgccgccgctgccgctgcagcGGATTACGAGGACATCTACAACATGTCGCAGCTGGCGGGAGCCGGCGGCGCAGGAGGCGTGGCCATGTCCGCCCAGGAGGCACTTCTTCAGGAGGCCGCCAGTTACCGCCGACCCCTCAGTCCGCCCAGCTACGATGGAAGTAAGCACGTGCCAGCGATGCCGCAGCGGTACACGCCCAATCACATGGAG GCCAGTGCCGCTGATCAACTAATCAATACCATGGACTTGCGTGCCCGCTCGGCGGCGGCCATAGTGCGTCCCCATTCCGCGGACTTCCTGGAGTACGAGGCGCGTGCCGAGGCAGCtgcagccgctgccgctgcggCGGTGGCCCAGAGTCAGCAGGAGAGTGGTCGTGCCCCGAGGCCCAAGTCCAGTTTGGACATCAATCGCACCCCGGATAGCTTCTACTACTCGGAGGCCAGCTATGCGGAGAAGATGCGGAAGAGTGCCCTGTACCTCCAGAGTGGCGGAGCTGGGCAGGCTCAGCCCCAACAGGCGGGCAGTTATCGCACCGCAGCGGGTGACTTCAATTCCGGGGTGAACACCATTGGCTACGAGAATCCCTACGAGAGGGCCTACAAGCGGCAGGAGCTCCTGGCCGAGGCACAGGCTCAGGGAGGAGCGGCCAGCAGCATGCCGCGGATGAGTCGATCCGCCAGTCAAGGTCGCTCGGTGGCCTCCCAGCTGCAATCTCCCCAGCAGCAGGAGGATCTGCCGCCCCTGAACGTGCATCCGGGTTCCATCTTCCCGCCCTCGATGTCCACGCAGGAGATCATCAGCAAGAACGAGCAGTTCCTGCGCTCCGCCAGTGCCCGGCTGCCCAAGAGAGCTGGTGGCATGGATGATGACTATTCGGCTGGGAACTCGACGACCACTTCGCCCACCGGCGGAgcaggtgcctccaactcgCCGCAGCATCAGGATGGCGAAAGGAAGCGGGAGGAGTCCATGAAGCGTCTGCTGGAGTGGAAACAGCGCATGCTGCAGTCACCTTTGACCCGCAAGGGCATCCAACAGGGCGGCAGCAACATGTCCGCCATGTCCAAGCTGGGCAGCAATCCGAACATCCTGCTGGCCTCCACGGCGGTGGCCAGTGGAGCACGCTATGGCCCCCAGGCGGGCAAAACGGGTCTGGTGGTGGGCAACGCGAATGGCAGTGGTCAGGTGGCCGGGAATCAACTGCAGCCACCTTCCACCTCCGGAATCCAGCGATCCCGATCCGAGAGCCAGGCCAACATAGGACCCGGCGGAGTGGTGTACAACAGCTACTCCTCGGACGATGAGG CTGGGACTGTGGATGATAGCATGTATAGTGCGACGGCAGGAAGGTCATCGATAAAGACAGAAaccgaaacagaaacaaaaacagtattatcaacaacaacagcagcaacaacaacggcgTTAGCAATAACAAGTGTTAGCAGTAGCAGAAATCTAGAAAGTCCCAAAACAACAgaaacatcatcatcatctgcATCACCCAAAACACCTGGCAATGCAAAATTCCAACTAAAGCCCATTTTGAAAGTGCATGAGGCTGGTAAAACCCGCATTATTCAGGTGCAACCCAAACAGCTGGAAGAGAGGCCAAAACTCAGATTGCAATTGCCCAAGGAGGAGAAGGAGCAGGAGGAtgtggatggggatggggatacGGAGGATGCAGAGCCTGTGCCCATTCTGCCAAAGAAAACAGCCCCCAAGTCGCCGCAGAATGCCAATTATGTGCCTGTGTACAACAATAAGCTGGTCAGCAACTACGAGAACATGGAGTTTGGCAAGGCCCCAATCCCCGAGAGCAAAGCCCCCGACAGCCAGGCAGCGATTACGGATCCCGAGGAGACGCCCATGCTGATGCAACTCAAGTTGTTCaaggagcagcaggagcagcaggagcagcggCAGGAGCAGCAACTGGAAACGGAGGAGGACCTGACACCCACGGCGGAAAGTAAATCCATGCCAGGGGAGGAGTTGGCAGAGGTTTCATATGAGGAAAGTAGGGATGAAGAGGAGGAATCGGAGGAACAGAAGTTAGAAGACGAAGAAGATGAGAGCACGGCCTGCGAGGAGTACACAGATGATGATATAGACGAGGCCCTGGCCCAGGATGATGAGGATGAAGCTGTCTTCGAGGAGGCCGATTCCCAGGAACTCAGGGAGGAGCGGGAAATGCAGCAGATATACGTGAACGAACCCATCACACCCACCGACCAGCAGTTTGACGAGAGTCACTATCTGCCCATGACGCCCAAAAAGGTGGAACTGGGTCAGCCAGGGGTCTTGACCCTCGTCTGCACCCATGAGTCCTACGCAGAGGAAGAGGAGAATCACTATGTAGAGATGACCAAGGGCATCCAGGACGAGGACTGCCGGAGCAACTATGAGATCATGTGCCTGGCCAGCACAAGTTCTAGTGCCTTTAAAGAGACTAACAAAACGGAGCCTGTCTATATGGAATTAGCAGGGGTTAAGGCTACTCCAGTTCCTAGCAACGAGGAAGCCCACTGCTCTTCGGGTCGTTCCACCCTGAAGAAGGGCAAGAAATCTGGATCCGAGACCCTGAAGAAGAAGACCAAGAAGCGGCAGGGCAAGGACATGCCGGATATCCTGAAGCCGACCAAAAGTGCTCTGGCCAGCGATAGTTCGGATGCGGATGACGAGAGCAGCCGGCAGCAACTGGAGGCCAAGAAACTACGCTCCAGATCCCGCTTTAGTTTGTCGGATACCTTCAGACCAGCCTCTTACTATCTGGGTGCCTCCACGCCAATGAACAACTACGCCGAGAGTTCGGATAGTGAGATATTACCACCACCGCCCATACCAGATTCACCACCACCCATGGAGGAACTGAAAACGGAGGAGATTTTCTCTTCGGAACACTATGACACGGTGAAGCGAAAGGATAGTAATACCAAGGTCAACTTGTCTTATGAACAACTACCCAAGATGCATGCCAGCAATACCTCCCTGAACTTACCAAAAGCCGTGCCCAGTCCTACCCTGAAAAGTAGTCGTCTTTCCCTACCCGACCATTTTACCAAAGTGCGGATGACTCCACAGAGATTGCTTGTgccccagcagcaacatcatgCCAGAACCTTATCGGACTCCAATTATAGTGGTCAATTAACAGACAATAGTAGTTCCCGCACTTCTTCGGATCTGGACCTATATCGTAGAAGGGGTACCAGTAATAATTCCCTGCCACTGAGCAGTGAAAATGAATCCGTGGAGTTCCGCCAGAGATCGGACTCTGAGCTAGATCGTCAGCGTTCGAGGAGGCCTTTGTCACAGGAATCCATCAGTGAGATAGAATCTCTGAGCGAGCAGTTCGAGGAGACCCTAAGTAGTCATGAGCTGGACACTTATCTGAGTCACTTGCACTTGTCCACTGGCCAAACCACGCCCACCAGTCACCTGCTAAATGATGCCAATGCCGCCGCAGGAGCTGATATACTAACCAATCTTATAAAGCCTCCCAAGACTTTCCGAAATACCGAGGACGAGGAACAGCATTTCTATGGCAACATACACTTTCTCTCCTCCACCGACTCCATTCAGCAGTTGGGCGGCGAGGGCGGAGCTACTGCAGCTGCTCTAAGGATAATCCATAGTCGGAATAACAGCAATATATCCACCCAATCCGCTCCTTACTACTACTCGGAGTTGCCGGCCCCTCCACCTTTGAATAATCAGCGGGATATCCACGCTCATGGCCTCAATATAGCCCACATACACAACCCCATCGACCGGCATCCTCAGCAGTTCAATGTGGACGCACTGGTGGACAAGGATCAGGCCATCGATAGCAAGAACATCTACTCCGGGCAGAAGGACAACCATGAGAAGCTGAGCAACAAGATCCTCAAGCTGAACAAGTCCAAGGAGCTGCCTGCTGAGATGGACATGAGCAGCAGTGGAGGATTAGGAGGAGGAGGTAGTGGAGGTGGTGCACTAAACCAAGGTGCGGTGGTCCATTCATATCATATCACAAGTACTAAAAACACAAATCTCGCTCGTAAGACGATTGGTGGTAGCCGTAACCCGTCGGAAGATGGCAATCCTAACGAAGCTGGTGCTGGTGAAGATTCGGAGGAGGAGTTGCAGTCGGAGGAGGTGGCTGTCCACAAGAGCCCATCGAATAATGTCCATCCCAACCTCTCAGTTCTAGGTGGCGAGCTGCTCTGGGAGGAGGATGCCCTGTGGCGGGAGAGCCTGCGGCGGGTATCCCAGCGGCATGCCAGATCCCTGGATGATCTGGACAGGATTACGGCACCAGCTGCTCCCCTTTCGAGTACGCCCAAGGCCAAGCTAAGTCGCGAGGTGACCTATGTGAATGACAGCCAGAAGCCACGGCAGCATCCCCTATCCAACGAGCATGATGTGTATGTACAGCTCCTGGACAACTCCATCTCCTCCGCCTCGCTGTTGGGCCAGGACGAAACGGATTCCGATGTCTACGAGGTGCTGCGCGAAGAGACGGCCTCGAATTTGTCGCACAAATCCAACGAGCTGGATCGCGAGACCATCCGCCAGTGGGATGCCATGTCCAGTGGGCTAATGAAGAGCCACCACAGCGGTGCGGAGACCACAGGAGGAGGCGGAGCCAGTGCATCTCCCCACCTGCCCCTCACCAGCAGTGTGCGCTCCATCGTCCAGCAGTTGAACAACACTTCCATGGACGATGCCAATGGAAATCCCCTGGTGAC AGCCTCGATTTCCGTTCGCAATGTGAACAATCTGCCCGTTGGAAATCTGACTGTGAAACCGGATCCCTCGGATGTCCAGCAGGAGTCCGCCTTTGCCCCGTACTACGGCGGAGCTGCGGAGACCAAGTACGCCAAGAACACGGTGCTCACGGATCGCGGACTCTACGCCGGAAACGGAACTCCTAGTGGGCTGGCCACGTCCACGCCCCAAAATCACCCGCAGTTCCGGATGCGGCGCACCGGAAGCAGGGCGGAAATCGATATGCTGGAGCGGGAGACAAGCAGTCAGATCAGG AATCGCCTGCGAAGTGCCGAGGGCTTGACCAGAGCAGAAAGCATCCAGCGATTGGACTACTTGAAGCAGCATCTTTTGGACCTGGAGCGGCATTACGAGAAGAGCAAGCCACTGGTCAACTTGGTGGACAACATGGTCAAGCTGGGATCACTGTATCGCAATGATGCTAATGGTAGGGTTCAGCCCGCCACTCTGGATCGCCTGGAGTTCAATCAGAGGATGCAGGAGCGTCAAATGCTCCaagaggagcagcagcagtgggAGCGCCTCAGTCCCAATCAGGCGGAGTTACAG GCCAAGGTGCGTGAGCTCTACCAACTGGATCAGCTGCTACAGGAGGAGTCTGGAACTCTGCAGAGTCTTCAGCGCGACAAGGAGGACCTCGAGCGAGCCTTGGGAGGATTGAGGGCCCGCATCCACGACAGCAATGCCACGCCCATGGCTCTGGAGGCGGCCAAGAAGCAGCAGCACATCCTGGAGCGCGAGTTGTCGCGGGTCCATCAGCTGCTGGCCGAGAACTCAAAG AAACTGGAGCAGACAGTGGCGGGAAATGCTCGCCTGGAGCAGGAGCTTCTTCTCCTCCGCCAGAAGGTGCAGGCCACCCGGGGAGGAGCAGCCACCAATGGCATGGGCGGCGATGGTCCGCACATCAATGGGGATGCCTCCGTTTTGGCCTCGGAGCTGGAGCGGGTTCAATCCCTGGTGGGCGATATGCAGAGACAGCGTCACGAACTGAGCTCAGCGGTTCGCCAGCTGACGGAGAACTCGACCAGGTTGTACCAGGAGATTGGCAACAAGGAGATGAACGGCGGTGGATCCACCAATGGCAGCCTGAAGAAGCGCAGCAACTCCACCAGTTGGACGGAAACCGATCTGGACGCCAATATGCTGCGATGCGGAAGTCGCCAGCAGCTGAGTGACTCCACTCTCAACCTATCCACGCCCCTCTATGTGGACACCAATAGCTCCACCAAGTTGAGTGACTACAATCGGTACAACGGAGGCGGCAGCAGTGATGCCCTGGAGATGAGCGGAGTGGACAGCGATGGCTTCCTCGATAGCAATCCCTTTGCCATTGGCCTGGAGAAACCCGAGATCAAGACGGTGAGGATTGTGAAGCGGGAATCGGAGCGGCGTAACCGCGATCGCAGCGAAAGGGGTCTGAGCAGCTCCATCCAGAATCTGGATCAGGTCCTGGAGGAGGAGCAGTATGCCCAGCAGCAGAGGGAGCAGCAGCTGTACGCCCAGAACCTGGAGGAGCAGATGAGCAATGGCCACCAGAGTCGCTCCAAGTCGCTGCCGCGCAACTACAGTGAGCCCCCCAAGCAGAGGCACAGTCGTCACCTGAATGGCAAACAGCAGAATGGTCATCACTATAACAATGGCTTCGACTACGATCGGAACAGCAACTATGAGCACCAGCCGCCGCCACCACCGGCACCCCAGAGCAATGGACACCACCATCATCCGCCACCACAGAGGGAGCACCGGGAGCAGCGGGAGCACCTCAATCCCCTGGCCAACGCCTACTTCGCCAAGCAGCTACAGCAGCAGGTGAATCCCTCCAGGGACAGTGCCCGGGTGGCCCTGCGCACCAAGACGGACTCCCTGCAGAGCCTCAACAAGAGCCTCACGGACATCAGTCCGGAGCCGGTGTTCCAGAGCGTGGCTGCCCGCCAGATCATCAACGAAATGTCCGCCGGTTCGGCATCGGAGGACACCGAGAAGGTGGTGGAGAAGGTGCCACCGCATCACAAGCATCGCAGGGCGGTTCCAAGGGAAAAGAGGCGACACTACACTGCGCCAAATAATGTGAATCAGAAGGCCATGGAGAAGGTGCAGGCCGAGAACGATATGAATCGAAAT AACACCAACTGGCGAGCTCGCGATGATCTGGACATGGAGGTGGCCCTAAGACCTCGTATGAATGCCCCCGATGTGGTTCGATCCGCCTTGGGACAGGGAGAAAAAATTTCGGAGAATACCATAGACAACTTGCTACTGGCACCCAACAAAATAGTCATACCCGAGCGTTACATACCAGAAACA ACGCCCGAACTGTCGCCGGAGGAGAAGAAGCGTCGTCAGGAGAAGGTCGAGTCCATCAAGAAAATGCTGGCCGAGGCGCCCATTAGCAGCAAT GAAAATGAAAGTCTGCCACCTAGCAAAATCAATGCCGAGAAGAAGCAGCGCGAACACCTGCTGCAACTCAATCAAATCCTGGCCCAGCAGGTGATGCAGGTCAGCAAGATCGTGGCCG GAAATCCCACTAGTCACAACTAA